One segment of Bradyrhizobium sp. CB2312 DNA contains the following:
- a CDS encoding efflux RND transporter periplasmic adaptor subunit: MTSANPASSARHNEAWRHIGRALAATAAVVALAGCEDKNTFVAPPPPKVDVATPVQRPVTRYVEATGNTAPIKSVDLVARVQGFLQSIDYQDGSFVKQGTQLFTIEPETYKLKVEQAKAAEVGAQATLKQAEADFKRQVELVQRQAVSQSTLDTSTSARDNAQASLQQAQVNTRLAEVNYSYTRVTAPFDGVVSAHLVSVGELVGFSSPTQLATIVAMDPIWVNFTVNEQDVLRIRAEAARRGLTVADLKQFPIYVGLQTETGYPHEGHLDYVSPTLNTSTGTLAVRGVVPNDKRVLLPGYFVRVRVPFDQDKNALLVPDTALGSDQGGRYLLVVNGDNVVEQRKVQIGPTDNGLRVIESGLKPDDRVVIAGLLRVIPGQKIDPQVTKIDQPQASAK, translated from the coding sequence ATGACCTCAGCGAATCCCGCTTCTTCCGCACGACACAACGAAGCGTGGAGACATATCGGGCGAGCCTTGGCCGCCACCGCGGCCGTGGTCGCGCTGGCCGGCTGCGAGGACAAGAACACGTTCGTCGCGCCGCCCCCGCCCAAGGTGGACGTGGCGACGCCGGTGCAGCGTCCGGTAACGCGCTATGTCGAAGCCACCGGCAACACTGCGCCGATCAAGAGCGTCGATCTCGTCGCGCGCGTGCAGGGCTTCCTGCAATCGATCGACTACCAGGACGGCAGCTTCGTCAAGCAGGGCACCCAGCTGTTCACGATCGAGCCCGAGACCTACAAGCTCAAGGTCGAGCAGGCGAAGGCCGCCGAGGTTGGCGCGCAGGCCACGCTCAAGCAGGCCGAAGCCGATTTCAAGCGGCAGGTCGAGCTGGTGCAGCGCCAGGCGGTCTCGCAGTCCACGCTCGACACCTCGACATCCGCCCGCGACAACGCTCAGGCCAGTCTGCAGCAGGCCCAGGTCAATACCAGGCTCGCCGAGGTCAATTACAGCTACACCAGGGTGACGGCGCCATTCGACGGCGTCGTCAGCGCGCACCTGGTCTCGGTCGGCGAGCTCGTCGGCTTCTCATCCCCGACCCAGCTCGCAACCATCGTTGCGATGGACCCGATCTGGGTGAACTTCACGGTCAACGAGCAGGACGTCCTTCGCATCCGCGCCGAAGCGGCCCGCCGCGGGCTGACCGTCGCCGACCTCAAGCAGTTCCCGATCTATGTGGGCCTCCAGACCGAGACCGGCTATCCGCATGAAGGCCATCTCGACTACGTCTCGCCGACCCTCAATACGTCGACGGGCACGCTCGCGGTGCGCGGCGTCGTGCCCAACGACAAGCGGGTGTTGCTGCCCGGCTATTTCGTCCGGGTCCGGGTGCCCTTCGATCAGGACAAGAACGCCCTGCTCGTCCCCGACACCGCACTCGGCAGCGACCAGGGCGGCCGCTATCTCCTCGTGGTCAACGGCGACAACGTCGTCGAGCAGCGCAAGGTGCAGATCGGCCCAACCGACAACGGCCTGCGCGTGATCGAAAGTGGGCTGAAGCCGGACGACCGCGTGGTGATCGCGGGGCTGCTGCGTGTAATCCCCGGGCAGAAGATCGATCCGCAGGTGACCAAGATCGACCAGCCGCAGGCGTCGGCCAAGTAA
- a CDS encoding ABC transporter substrate-binding protein, with protein MPTFLQSALAGLVLAAVAMPALADGVKDEIAPTGKLRVAIAISPAGGAFWSTKTEAGYAGVPVDLGKEMAAQLGVPVEYVVHQNSGQITDAASKGTWDVTWLPKDPERETKMMFGPIYEVADATYIVKPGSSVTNFATLDQAGIKVAAVNATTTMRGAVAHLKNAKVTGYQTYDEIFALLKNGEIDAFALSRDQLNKMAQQIPGTRVLDETFKKTVTAVAVPLGHSQALSFVTKFMTDATTNGTLRRAYDNNGLKDAPIRTE; from the coding sequence ATGCCGACCTTCCTCCAATCGGCCCTTGCAGGCCTCGTTCTCGCGGCGGTTGCCATGCCCGCGCTAGCCGATGGCGTGAAGGACGAGATCGCGCCGACCGGCAAGCTGCGGGTCGCGATCGCGATCAGCCCCGCGGGCGGTGCGTTCTGGTCGACCAAGACCGAAGCCGGCTATGCCGGCGTGCCGGTCGATCTCGGCAAGGAGATGGCCGCGCAGCTCGGCGTGCCTGTCGAATATGTCGTGCACCAGAATTCCGGGCAGATCACCGACGCGGCGTCGAAGGGCACGTGGGACGTCACCTGGCTCCCGAAGGATCCGGAGCGCGAAACGAAAATGATGTTCGGCCCGATCTACGAGGTCGCCGACGCCACCTACATCGTCAAGCCGGGTTCTAGCGTCACCAACTTCGCCACGCTCGACCAGGCGGGCATCAAGGTCGCCGCGGTCAACGCCACGACCACGATGCGCGGCGCCGTCGCGCATCTGAAGAACGCAAAGGTCACGGGCTATCAGACCTACGATGAAATATTCGCGCTGCTGAAGAACGGCGAGATCGACGCCTTCGCGTTGTCGCGCGACCAGCTCAACAAGATGGCGCAGCAGATTCCGGGCACGCGCGTTCTGGACGAGACCTTCAAGAAGACCGTGACGGCCGTCGCGGTCCCGCTCGGCCATAGCCAGGCTTTGTCGTTCGTGACCAAGTTCATGACGGATGCGACCACGAACGGCACGCTGCGCAGGGCCTATGACAACAACGGCCTGAAGGACGCGCCCATCCGCACCGAATAG
- a CDS encoding beta-propeller fold lactonase family protein: MKAALRRRTRHAASALVATSLAGLASFAAHAEIVVTANDGKMVLENGNAVVRKQPLPDTVSVIDLTDGALKLLGEVPAPASVVGPPPSVAIAPDGSFALVTGAMKLDPADATKTVPDDKLSVIDLKSSPPKVLATLQAGAGAAGVSINRAGTLALVANRSEGTVSVFTISGNALTPAGKIQLGDAKSGPSHAVFSRDGATALVTRDGDSKVSLLTVDGSKVEYAKRDLSAGVRPYDIDLTGGAAAVVGNVGAGSGDNDTISLIDMTAKPIRVVTTVTVGQTPEAVKMSPDGNHVAVTVMNGSNKPSASPFFNDFGLLKVYRISGTDLTPVAEAKIGHWCQGMVWSKDSKHVVAQCMVENELIAFSFDGKALTKTSTLKLQVSPAGIRTAEP; this comes from the coding sequence ATGAAAGCCGCTCTTCGCAGGCGCACGCGCCATGCCGCGTCAGCCCTGGTCGCGACGTCGCTGGCTGGCCTCGCCAGTTTCGCGGCTCATGCCGAGATCGTCGTCACCGCCAATGACGGCAAGATGGTGCTGGAGAACGGCAATGCCGTGGTGCGCAAGCAGCCGCTGCCCGATACGGTCAGCGTGATCGACCTTACCGACGGCGCGCTGAAGCTTCTCGGCGAGGTACCCGCACCCGCCAGCGTGGTCGGCCCGCCGCCAAGCGTCGCGATCGCGCCGGATGGTTCGTTTGCGCTGGTGACAGGCGCGATGAAGCTCGATCCGGCGGACGCGACCAAGACGGTGCCCGACGACAAGCTCTCCGTCATCGACCTGAAATCCTCACCGCCAAAAGTGCTCGCGACGCTTCAGGCCGGCGCCGGTGCGGCCGGCGTCTCGATCAACCGCGCAGGCACCCTGGCGCTGGTTGCGAACCGCAGCGAAGGCACGGTCTCGGTCTTCACCATCAGCGGCAACGCGCTGACGCCGGCCGGCAAGATCCAGCTCGGCGACGCCAAGTCGGGCCCGAGCCACGCCGTGTTCTCGCGTGATGGCGCGACCGCCCTGGTCACCCGCGACGGCGACAGCAAGGTCTCGCTTCTCACCGTGGACGGCAGCAAGGTCGAGTACGCCAAGCGCGATCTCTCCGCGGGCGTGCGTCCCTACGATATCGACCTCACCGGCGGCGCCGCGGCCGTCGTCGGCAATGTCGGCGCCGGCAGCGGCGACAACGACACGATCAGCCTGATCGACATGACGGCCAAGCCAATCCGGGTCGTCACGACGGTCACGGTCGGGCAGACGCCAGAGGCGGTAAAGATGTCGCCGGACGGCAACCATGTCGCCGTCACCGTCATGAACGGCTCGAACAAGCCGTCCGCCTCGCCCTTCTTCAACGATTTCGGCCTGCTCAAGGTCTACCGGATCTCGGGCACCGACCTCACACCGGTTGCGGAAGCCAAGATCGGCCATTGGTGCCAGGGCATGGTGTGGTCCAAGGACTCCAAACATGTCGTGGCGCAGTGCATGGTGGAGAACGAGCTGATCGCCTTCTCGTTCGACGGCAAGGCGCTGACCAAGACGTCGACGCTCAAGCTGCAGGTGAGCCCCGCGGGCATTCGCACCGCGGAGCCCTAA
- a CDS encoding alkaline phosphatase family protein, with the protein MKSKLLTTAAIFAAASALACTLPVLADDFGRDRDHGHDDHHRHPHDIHTETPIKHLVVIFNENRSFDHYFATYPNATNPSGSIPFVPKPHTPKVNNLANANLLVHNPNNNPTNGTGATDPFRLDRTQANTRSQNHSYTPEQQAVDNGKEDLFPKFTGRGTAGGAGAFGTNGQVMGYFDGNTVTALWNYAQHFAMSDNNWTDTFGPSTPGMLEVVAGQTNGVQPVVGTTSSVADGQGGLTLTGDTDPGNDVCSSKTSTMLMGGKNIGDLLTAEHISWGSFMGGFDLTLKNANGTTGCARSTFSSNVNGTIVDYIPHHAFFQYHASTANPTHARPSSVHAIGHTHDFNGKVDPANHNYDLEDLYAAIKAGNFPAVSYVKMPAYQDGHAGNSDPLDEQAGNVELINFLQRQPEWRETAVIITYDDSDGWYDHQYVAPRNASYDATADQVNGPGLCGLGPNKQPAPNGLGGKPVNGRCGPGTRVPLIVVSPYARTNYVSHNYTTQASVVRFIEDNWLHGKRLGGGSFDANSGSIMDLFDFDHDHSHDLRADALFLDPTSGTVITSPPDEHHHHHH; encoded by the coding sequence ATGAAATCGAAACTTCTGACGACGGCTGCGATTTTCGCGGCCGCGAGCGCGCTCGCGTGCACTCTTCCCGTCCTTGCCGACGATTTCGGTCGCGATCGCGATCACGGACATGACGATCATCACCGTCATCCGCACGACATCCACACCGAGACGCCGATCAAGCATCTCGTGGTGATCTTCAACGAGAACCGCTCGTTCGATCATTACTTTGCGACCTATCCGAACGCGACCAATCCGTCCGGCTCGATCCCCTTCGTGCCGAAGCCGCATACGCCGAAGGTCAACAACCTCGCCAACGCCAATCTGCTGGTGCACAATCCCAACAACAATCCGACCAACGGCACCGGCGCGACCGATCCGTTCCGCCTCGACCGCACCCAGGCCAACACGAGGTCGCAGAACCACTCCTACACGCCCGAGCAGCAGGCCGTGGACAACGGCAAGGAAGACCTGTTCCCGAAGTTCACCGGCCGCGGCACTGCCGGCGGCGCCGGCGCCTTCGGCACCAACGGTCAGGTCATGGGTTATTTCGACGGCAACACCGTCACTGCGCTCTGGAACTACGCCCAGCACTTCGCCATGAGCGACAACAACTGGACCGACACCTTTGGCCCGTCGACGCCCGGCATGCTCGAAGTGGTTGCCGGCCAGACCAACGGCGTGCAGCCGGTCGTCGGCACCACGTCGTCGGTCGCCGATGGTCAAGGCGGCCTGACGCTGACCGGCGACACCGATCCCGGCAATGATGTCTGCTCGAGCAAGACCAGCACGATGCTGATGGGCGGCAAGAATATCGGCGACCTGCTCACCGCCGAGCACATCAGCTGGGGGAGCTTCATGGGCGGCTTCGACCTGACGCTCAAGAACGCCAATGGCACCACCGGTTGTGCGCGCAGCACGTTCTCGAGCAACGTCAACGGCACCATCGTCGACTACATCCCCCACCACGCCTTCTTCCAGTATCACGCGTCCACGGCCAACCCGACCCATGCGCGGCCGAGCTCGGTCCATGCAATTGGTCATACCCATGACTTCAATGGCAAGGTCGATCCCGCCAACCACAATTACGATCTCGAAGACCTCTATGCCGCGATCAAGGCCGGCAACTTCCCGGCCGTCTCCTACGTCAAGATGCCGGCCTACCAGGACGGTCATGCCGGCAACTCCGATCCGCTCGACGAGCAGGCCGGCAATGTCGAGCTGATCAACTTCCTGCAGAGGCAGCCGGAGTGGCGCGAGACCGCCGTCATCATCACCTATGACGACTCCGACGGCTGGTACGATCACCAATATGTCGCGCCGAGGAACGCCTCGTATGATGCGACCGCCGATCAGGTCAACGGCCCCGGTCTGTGCGGCCTCGGTCCGAACAAGCAGCCGGCGCCGAACGGTCTCGGTGGCAAGCCGGTGAACGGCCGCTGCGGTCCGGGCACCCGCGTTCCCTTGATCGTGGTGTCGCCCTACGCCAGGACGAACTACGTCAGCCACAACTACACCACTCAGGCTTCGGTGGTCCGCTTCATCGAGGACAACTGGCTGCATGGCAAGCGCCTCGGCGGCGGCTCGTTCGATGCTAACTCCGGCTCGATCATGGACCTGTTCGACTTCGACCATGACCACAGCCACGACTTGCGGGCTGACGCGCTGTTCCTCGACCCGACCTCGGGCACGGTGATCACCAGCCCGCCGGACGAGCATCATCATCACCATCACTAG